Proteins encoded together in one Benincasa hispida cultivar B227 chromosome 1, ASM972705v1, whole genome shotgun sequence window:
- the LOC120090583 gene encoding NDR1/HIN1-like protein 12: MPPKLISDAKRRTHPLVWLAAVLCTVVSIAVIIGGIVIFIGYLVIHPRIPTVSVLDAHLNKFQNDLAGRLEVQLTIIIEAENDNAKAHASFSDSSFFLYFIGMKIAQLKADPFEVRKNSSLKFHYAVVSDSIPLNPEQMEKVDNDLKADLSGFVLTGNTRVQWRVGLLGSVKYECHLHCELKFHPSNGTYMSSPCSSRAK, encoded by the coding sequence ATGCCACCGAAACTAATCTCCGACGCAAAGCGCCGCACTCATCCTCTCGTTTGGCTCGCCGCCGTACTCTGTACTGTAGTTTCAATCGCCGTCATAATCGGAGGCATCGTCATCTTCATCGGTTACCTAGTAATCCACCCTAGGATTCCGACGGTTAGCGTTCTCGACGCTCATCTCAACAAATTCCAGAACGATCTCGCCGGCCGCCTAGAAGTTCAGTTAACGATAATCATCGAGGCGGAGAATGATAACGCGAAAGCTCACGCGAGTTTCTCCGATTCGAGTTTCTTCCTCTATTTCATAGGGATGAAGATCGCGCAGCTTAAAGCGGATCCATTCGAAGTGAGGAAGAACAGTTCTCTGAAGTTCCATTACGCCGTCGTTTCGGATTCGATTCCTCTAAATCCAGAGCAAATGGAGAAAGTTGATAACGATTTGAAGGCAGATCTGAGTGGATTCGTTTTGACAGGGAATACGAGAGTTCAATGGCGAGTTGGATTGCTTGGATCTGTGAAGTATGAATGTCATCTTCATTGTGAGCTTAAATTTCATCCTTCTAATGGAACTTACATGAGTTCGCCTTGCAGTTCCAGAGCTAAATGA